From a single Meles meles chromosome 21, mMelMel3.1 paternal haplotype, whole genome shotgun sequence genomic region:
- the SCNN1G gene encoding amiloride-sensitive sodium channel subunit gamma: MAPGEKIKAKIKKNLPVRGPQAPTIKELMRWYCLNTNTHGCRRIVVSRGRLRRLLWILFTLTAVALIFWQCALLVASFYTVSVSIKVHFQKLDFPAVTICNINPYKYSVVRDLLADLEQETRVALKTLYGFPENTSRRRREAESWNSDWEGTRPKFLRLVPLMAFSQDETGEVRDFVTGRKRKFSGRIIHKASDAMHVHGSKEVVGFQLCSNDTSHCALYTFSSGVNAIQEWYKLHYMNIMAQVPLEKKINMSYSAEELLVTCLFDGVSCDARNFTLFHHPMYGNCYTFNNRENETILSTSMGGSEYGLQVILYINEEEYNPFLVSSSGAKVIVHRQDEYPFVEDVGTEIEPAMATSIGMHLTESFKLSEPYSQCTEDGSDVPISNIYNAAYSLQICLHSCFQTKMVEKCGCAQYNQPLPPAANYCNYQQHPNWMYCYYELHQAFVREELGCQAVCREACSFKEWTLTTSLAQWPSVVSEKWLLPILTWDQGQQIKKKLNKTDLAKLLIFYKDLNQRSIMESPANSIEMLLSNFGGQLGLWMSCSVVCVIEIIEVFFIDSFSIIARHQWQKAKEWWARRHAPPGPQGQDNPGLDIDDDLPTFTSALRLPPAPGTQVPGTPPPRYNTLRLERAFSDQLSDTQIPAES; the protein is encoded by the exons ATGGCTCCTGGAGAGAAGAtcaaagccaaaatcaagaagaaTCTGCCGGTGAGGGGGCCCCAGGCGCCTACGATCAAAGAGCTGATGCGGTGGTACTGTCTGAACACCAACACCCACGGCTGTCGCCGCATCGTGGTGTCCCGCGGCCGCCTGCGGCGCCTGCTTTGGATTCTGTTCACGCTCACCGCCGTGGCCCTTATCTTCTGGCAGTGTGCTCTCCTCGTGGCCTCCTTTTACACCGTCTCTGTCTCCATCAAAGTCCACTTCCAGAAGCTGGATTTTCCCGCTGTCACCATCTGCAACATCAACCCTTACAA GTACAGTGTGGTGCGGGACCTTCTAGCTGACCTGGAACAGGAGACCAGAGTGGCCTTGAAGACCCTGTATGGCTTTCCGGAGAATACGTCTCGAAGACGCCGAGAGGCAGAGTCCTGGAATTCGGATTGGGAGGGCACCCGGCCCAAATTCCTCAGACTGGTCCCACTGATGGCTTTCAGTCAGGATGAGACCGGCGAGGTCAGGGACTTCGTCACGGGGCGGAAGCGGAAATTCAGCGGGCGCATCATTCACAAGGCATCGGATGCCATGCATGTCCACGGGTCTAAGGAGGTGGTGGGATTCCAACTG TGCTCAAATGACACGTCCCACTGTGCCCTCTACACCTTCAGCTCAGGCGTCAATGCCATCCAGGAGTGGTACAAGCTCCACTACATGAACATCATGGCGCAGGTCCCTCTGGAGAAGAAGATCAACATGAGCTACTCTGCCGAGGAGCTGCTGGTCACCTGCCTCTTTGACGGGGTGTCTTGCGACGCCAG GAACTTCACGCTTTTCCACCATCCAATGTATGGGAATTGCTACACGTTCAACAACAGAGAGAACGAGACTATCCTCAGCACGTCCATGGGGGGCAGCGAATATG GGCTTCAGGTCATCTTGTACATAAACGAAGAGGAGTACAACCCCTTCCTGGTGTCCTCCAGTGGGGCTAAGGTGATTGTCCACCGACAGGATGAGTACCCCTTTGTCGAGGACGTGGGGACAGAGATCGAGCCTGCCATGGCCACTTCCATAGGGATGCACCTG ACGGAGTCCTTCAAGCTGAGCGAACCCTACAGCCAGTGCACGGAGGACGGGAGCGACGTGCCCATCAGTAACATCTACAACGCGGCATATTCCCTCCAG ATCTGCCTTCACTCATGCTTCCAGACGAAGATGGTGGAGAAATGCGGGTGCGCCCAGTACAaccagcctctgcctccagcagcCAACTACTGCAACTACCAGCAGCACCCCAACTGGA TGTACTGCTATTACGAGCTGCACCAAGCCTTTGTCCGGGAGGAGCTGGGCTGTCAGGCCGTGTGCCGGGAAGCCTGCAG CTTTAAGGAGTGGACACTGACCACCAGTCTGGCACAGTGGCCATCCGTGGTTTCCGAG AAATGGTTGCTACCCATTCTCACTTGGGACCAAGGccagcaaataaagaaaaaactcaaCAA GACAGACTTGGCCAAACTCTTAATATTCTACAAAGACCTGAACCAGCGATCCATCATGGAGAGTCCCGCCAACAGC ATCGAGATGCTTCTGTCCAACTTCGGGGGCCAGCTGGGCCTGTGGATGAGCTGCTCTGTCGTCTGTGTCATTGAGATCATTGAGGTCTTCTTCATCGACTCCTTCTCCATCATTGCCCGCCACCAGTGGCAGAAGGCCAAGGAGTGGTGGGCCAGGAGGCATGCTCCCCCTGGCCCTCAGGGCCAGGACAACCCAGGCCTCGATATAGACGATGACCTGCCCACTTTCACCTCCGCGTTGCgcctgcctccagccccagggACCCAGGTGCCGGGCACACCGCCTCCCAGATACAATACCTTGCGTTTGGAGAGGGCCTTCTCCGACCAGCTCTCAGACACCCAGATACCAGCTGAGTCCTGA